Proteins found in one Exiguobacterium sp. 9-2 genomic segment:
- a CDS encoding dihydropteridine reductase has translation MQIDWLPLEQVTQEGEHTYTFHLKRPDDFVWEEGAHTHMALEGFNADEKPNRSLIRHMSISTLPHEGTIGITTRIKPECSVFKQTLQQLKMGEKIALFKTHSNIPLRRENRTVYLLSAGVGLATFRPIILQYQTDKNGIPHMHSLNVDSTQTELFKTQLSSHEQFGHAYVESRSAYYDAVKAMTADKEGLFYIVGSDEFLRDTIDVLQAANIPAAQIMIDKRQDQRDTFLA, from the coding sequence ATGCAGATCGATTGGCTACCACTAGAACAAGTGACGCAAGAGGGCGAACATACCTATACGTTTCATTTGAAACGCCCGGATGATTTCGTTTGGGAGGAAGGCGCACACACGCATATGGCACTGGAAGGTTTTAATGCAGACGAAAAGCCGAACCGCAGTCTGATCCGGCATATGTCGATTTCGACGCTCCCTCATGAAGGAACGATTGGGATTACGACACGGATCAAACCGGAATGTTCCGTCTTTAAGCAGACACTTCAGCAGCTGAAAATGGGTGAGAAGATTGCTTTGTTTAAGACGCATTCGAACATTCCACTACGCCGGGAAAATCGTACAGTGTACTTACTCTCAGCAGGCGTCGGTCTGGCAACGTTTCGCCCGATCATCTTGCAATATCAGACTGACAAAAATGGCATTCCGCACATGCACTCGTTGAACGTTGATTCTACGCAAACTGAACTATTCAAGACTCAGCTTTCTTCACATGAGCAGTTTGGTCACGCTTATGTCGAGAGTCGCTCTGCCTACTACGATGCTGTCAAAGCGATGACAGCGGACAAGGAAGGTTTGTTCTACATCGTTGGTAGTGATGAATTTCTCCGAGATACGATTGACGTGTTGCAGGCTGCTAACATTCCGGCAGCACAAATCATGATTGATAAACGTCAGGACCAGCGAGATACGTTTTTAGCATAA
- a CDS encoding iron ABC transporter ATP-binding protein, protein MISLEQVKKSYTDDVRIGPIDLTIPKGGFTALIGPNGAGKSTTLMMIGRLLDLDAGQIEVAGMDVTSSKSKDLAKIITILRQENHFVTRLTVRQLVGFGRFPYSQGRLTADDETIISKYIDFLELTSLENRYLDELSGGQRQRAYVAMVLCQETEYILLDEPLNNLDIARSVQMMGYLRHVADTFGRTIITVLHDINFAAKYADHICAMKDGQIAAFGTVAEVMDEALLSEIFETRLEIIEGPYGPIAVY, encoded by the coding sequence ATGATATCACTCGAACAAGTTAAAAAATCGTATACAGACGATGTCAGAATCGGTCCAATCGACTTAACGATTCCAAAAGGCGGTTTCACGGCTTTGATTGGTCCAAACGGCGCTGGCAAGTCGACGACGTTGATGATGATCGGTCGTTTGCTTGATCTCGATGCCGGACAGATCGAAGTCGCCGGGATGGACGTGACAAGTAGCAAATCGAAAGACTTAGCAAAGATCATCACCATCCTGCGGCAGGAAAATCATTTTGTGACCCGGCTGACGGTCCGGCAGCTCGTCGGCTTCGGACGTTTTCCCTACTCACAAGGTCGCCTGACAGCGGACGACGAAACGATCATCTCGAAATACATCGATTTTCTCGAGCTGACGTCGCTTGAGAACCGCTACCTCGACGAATTATCGGGCGGACAGCGACAACGGGCCTATGTCGCGATGGTACTCTGCCAGGAAACGGAATACATTCTACTCGACGAACCCCTCAATAATCTCGATATCGCCCGTTCGGTCCAGATGATGGGGTACCTGCGACACGTCGCCGATACGTTTGGACGGACGATCATCACCGTCTTGCACGATATCAATTTTGCTGCGAAATACGCTGATCACATCTGTGCGATGAAGGACGGACAAATTGCTGCCTTCGGAACGGTCGCCGAAGTCATGGATGAAGCGCTATTATCCGAGATTTTCGAGACACGGCTTGAGATCATCGAAGGTCCGTATGGTCCAATTGCTGTATATTGA
- a CDS encoding iron chelate uptake ABC transporter family permease subunit, with translation MSTAIRQQEHTRNQPSVTRETNRRASAFQSKRLERRYWILLILFLSGGVFSTIGLLLYNNPVPVDSPSFWPVVERRITAVITMAIAAICQSLATVAFHSITSNRIITPSLLGFDALYSTIQTSMIFFFGAGALVGFTGTNAFLTQVAIMLAMSLLLYGWLLSGKYANLQLMLLVGIILGTGLNSLSSFMRKMLAPSEFDILQARLFGSVTNADAAYFPIVIPVVLVVGLLLYFSSGRLNVVALGKEVATSFGVNHRGSVIYFLILISLLMSMSTALIGPLTFFGFLVATLSYQVAATYDHKYVFPMAFAIGFFVLTTAYFFMYHIFNTPSVVSVIIELFGGLIFLIVLLRKRSL, from the coding sequence ATGAGTACCGCGATTAGACAACAGGAACATACAAGAAATCAACCGAGCGTTACACGTGAAACCAATCGCCGGGCGTCTGCATTTCAGTCGAAACGACTCGAGCGCCGCTACTGGATTCTCCTCATCCTGTTCCTTAGCGGCGGAGTGTTCAGCACGATTGGTCTCTTGCTCTACAATAATCCGGTTCCGGTTGATTCTCCATCCTTTTGGCCGGTCGTCGAACGCCGAATCACCGCAGTCATCACGATGGCGATTGCAGCAATTTGCCAAAGTCTTGCGACCGTCGCCTTTCATTCGATCACGAGCAACCGGATCATCACACCGTCCCTGCTTGGTTTTGATGCCCTTTACTCGACGATCCAGACATCGATGATCTTTTTCTTCGGTGCGGGAGCACTCGTTGGCTTTACCGGCACGAATGCCTTTTTAACACAGGTCGCGATCATGCTCGCGATGAGCCTCTTGTTATACGGCTGGTTATTGTCTGGTAAGTACGCGAACTTGCAATTGATGTTACTCGTCGGAATCATTCTCGGTACTGGTCTCAACTCGCTATCGTCATTCATGCGAAAGATGCTCGCGCCGTCCGAGTTCGACATCTTACAAGCGCGCCTGTTCGGTTCGGTCACGAATGCCGACGCAGCTTACTTCCCGATCGTCATTCCGGTCGTCCTCGTCGTTGGTCTGTTGCTCTACTTTTCGTCCGGACGACTCAACGTCGTCGCACTCGGAAAAGAGGTCGCGACATCGTTCGGTGTCAATCATCGCGGCAGTGTCATCTACTTCTTGATTTTGATTTCACTCCTGATGTCGATGTCGACGGCTCTGATCGGACCATTGACGTTCTTTGGTTTCTTAGTGGCGACGCTCAGTTATCAAGTCGCTGCGACATACGATCATAAATATGTTTTCCCGATGGCATTCGCAATCGGCTTCTTCGTTTTAACGACTGCCTATTTCTTCATGTATCACATTTTCAACACGCCAAGCGTCGTCTCCGTCATCATCGAACTGTTTGGCGGGCTGATTTTCCTTATCGTGTTGCTTAGAAAGAGGTCCCTATGA
- a CDS encoding ABC transporter permease, which produces MNGRVEPPARPSFSVVWTKPFVLTLCLVLALATASLFTGVYELRSAANDFDMFWITRVPRTLALMLTGAAMAMAGLVMQLITQNRLVEPTTTGTIEWAGLGLLAVYLLVPAPSLMMRMTGAIVFAFIGTMVFFWFLRSVRLRSSLIVPIIGLMLGAVISAISTFLGLFFRASQAIEGWFVGSFASVQIGRYEYLWIIIGVTVCIFFLASRLTLVGLGEDIATSLGVNYNRLMLIATGLIALSVGVVATVIGNLPFLGLIVPNIVSMFRGDDLRSNLPWVCLIGMATILISDLISRTIIRPFELPVSLILGTVGAAVFIIILLRRRKTGGVR; this is translated from the coding sequence ATGAATGGAAGAGTTGAGCCACCCGCTCGACCTTCCTTTTCTGTCGTTTGGACGAAGCCGTTCGTCTTGACCTTATGTCTCGTCTTAGCGCTCGCAACGGCGTCCCTCTTCACCGGCGTCTACGAACTACGGAGTGCCGCGAACGATTTCGATATGTTCTGGATCACGCGCGTTCCGCGAACACTTGCCTTGATGCTGACCGGTGCTGCGATGGCGATGGCAGGACTTGTCATGCAACTGATCACCCAAAACCGGCTCGTTGAACCAACGACGACGGGAACGATCGAATGGGCGGGACTCGGACTGTTAGCCGTTTACTTACTCGTTCCGGCACCGTCGCTAATGATGCGGATGACTGGTGCCATCGTGTTTGCATTCATCGGGACGATGGTCTTCTTCTGGTTTCTCCGTTCGGTCCGACTGCGGTCATCATTAATCGTCCCAATCATCGGTCTGATGCTCGGAGCCGTCATCTCTGCGATTTCAACGTTCCTCGGCTTGTTCTTCCGTGCCAGTCAGGCAATCGAAGGCTGGTTCGTTGGTTCGTTCGCGTCCGTTCAGATCGGTCGCTACGAGTATCTCTGGATCATCATCGGTGTCACGGTCTGTATCTTCTTCCTTGCGAGTCGCTTGACGCTCGTTGGGCTTGGCGAAGACATCGCGACGAGTCTCGGAGTCAACTACAACCGGCTGATGCTGATTGCGACCGGACTAATTGCCCTATCCGTCGGTGTCGTCGCGACTGTCATTGGCAATTTGCCCTTCCTCGGCTTGATCGTTCCGAACATCGTCTCGATGTTTCGCGGTGACGATCTTCGTAGTAATTTGCCGTGGGTCTGTCTGATTGGCATGGCAACGATTCTAATTAGTGATCTGATTTCACGCACGATTATCCGCCCGTTTGAACTGCCGGTCTCCTTGATTCTCGGAACGGTCGGAGCAGCAGTCTTCATCATCATTCTGTTACGTCGGCGGAAGACTGGAGGTGTTAGATGA
- a CDS encoding siderophore ABC transporter substrate-binding protein, which yields MGKWKTPLVVSSLAVLLAACGNAGEADTKKDAEAPKTVKIKDAHGTVNVPVDPKKVVALDNRTFETLAAWDVELVAAPVGLLPAESPYAKDKDIVDVGMHFEPNLEAIAGVNPDVVIVGQRFADHYEDIKKLVPNAAVIDLDIALPENSGTPGELLVKGLEDTTETLGQIFDKKQEADQLVTTLEQSIKDVKKSYNGQDSVMSVIVSGGDIGFSAPMSGRVFGPMYDLFDWKPALEVKQKSGNDQGDEVSVEAIAQSNPDWLLVLDRDAPLGNAEGAVPAQDVIDRAPALQKTKAIKDDNIVYAPKDTYLNESIQTYSEFFTDIAKALKK from the coding sequence ATGGGGAAATGGAAAACACCACTCGTCGTGAGTTCGCTTGCTGTTTTACTCGCAGCATGCGGGAATGCAGGAGAAGCAGACACGAAGAAGGACGCAGAAGCACCAAAGACGGTCAAAATCAAGGACGCACACGGAACGGTCAACGTTCCGGTTGATCCGAAGAAAGTCGTCGCACTCGATAACCGGACATTTGAGACGCTTGCCGCATGGGACGTCGAACTTGTTGCAGCACCAGTCGGACTGCTCCCGGCTGAGTCACCTTATGCAAAAGATAAGGATATCGTCGATGTCGGCATGCACTTCGAACCGAACCTCGAAGCGATCGCTGGTGTCAATCCGGACGTCGTCATCGTCGGGCAGCGTTTCGCTGATCATTATGAAGACATCAAAAAACTCGTTCCAAACGCCGCTGTCATCGATCTTGACATCGCATTACCGGAAAACTCTGGTACGCCAGGTGAGTTACTCGTCAAAGGACTTGAAGATACGACAGAGACACTCGGACAGATCTTCGATAAAAAACAAGAAGCGGATCAGCTCGTGACGACACTCGAGCAATCGATCAAAGACGTCAAAAAATCGTATAACGGACAGGACAGCGTCATGTCGGTCATCGTCTCGGGTGGCGATATTGGATTCTCAGCGCCGATGAGTGGACGTGTCTTCGGACCGATGTATGATTTGTTCGACTGGAAACCAGCCCTCGAAGTTAAACAAAAATCAGGGAACGATCAAGGTGATGAAGTCTCGGTCGAAGCAATCGCTCAAAGTAACCCGGACTGGCTACTCGTCCTTGACCGTGACGCGCCACTCGGAAACGCAGAAGGTGCCGTACCGGCGCAAGATGTCATCGACCGTGCGCCTGCTCTGCAAAAAACGAAAGCAATCAAAGACGACAACATCGTCTATGCACCAAAAGATACGTACTTAAACGAATCGATCCAGACGTACTCGGAATTCTTCACTGACATCGCGAAAGCGCTCAAGAAGTAA
- a CDS encoding sensor domain-containing diguanylate cyclase → MNQPFEELKMYQNFDELADDVLDFAKEILPDQMLYLSAIEAGQQRMLKIANDKADIPMVEGMQIELNQSLCKLVDFETKQPVVLEDIPNAEQLGDWRKGLEEAHVRSYLGIPIVLTSGETFGTLCAINNRVSLYEQKNVQLLQRIVRLFLYYLELERHAWKDALTGLYNRRYLTKQFEDHPGQTGAVFFLDLDGFKQVNDVFGHETGDIVLQEVAQRLRKFVREQDDAMAVRLGGDEFILHFGHADSREGWERLAKRIVTSLSEWETDYRVSTSIGIVIYDTEFRPELKVLLQQADVALYAAKSSGKNTYQFYEMAKK, encoded by the coding sequence ATGAATCAACCATTTGAAGAATTGAAGATGTATCAAAATTTTGATGAGCTTGCTGACGATGTACTCGATTTCGCAAAAGAGATTTTACCGGATCAGATGTTGTACTTATCAGCAATCGAAGCAGGACAACAACGGATGTTAAAGATTGCAAACGATAAAGCAGATATTCCGATGGTGGAAGGCATGCAGATTGAATTGAACCAATCATTATGTAAACTGGTTGATTTCGAGACGAAACAGCCGGTCGTCCTCGAAGATATTCCAAACGCGGAACAACTCGGCGATTGGCGAAAAGGTTTGGAGGAGGCTCACGTCCGGTCCTACTTAGGGATTCCAATCGTCTTGACGAGCGGGGAAACGTTCGGCACATTATGTGCGATCAATAATCGGGTCAGCTTGTATGAACAGAAGAATGTTCAGCTATTGCAACGGATCGTCCGACTCTTCTTGTACTACTTAGAGCTTGAGCGTCATGCTTGGAAGGATGCGTTGACAGGACTGTATAATCGGCGCTACTTAACGAAGCAGTTCGAGGATCATCCCGGACAGACAGGAGCGGTGTTCTTCCTTGATCTCGATGGCTTTAAGCAAGTCAACGACGTCTTTGGACATGAGACGGGGGACATTGTTTTGCAAGAGGTCGCGCAACGTCTACGAAAGTTCGTGCGCGAACAAGACGATGCGATGGCCGTGCGCCTAGGAGGCGATGAGTTCATCCTCCATTTCGGTCATGCTGATTCAAGGGAAGGGTGGGAGCGACTCGCGAAGCGGATCGTCACTTCGTTAAGTGAGTGGGAAACAGACTACCGAGTGTCAACAAGTATCGGGATTGTGATATATGACACCGAATTTCGTCCAGAGTTAAAAGTCTTGCTACAGCAGGCAGATGTCGCGCTATATGCCGCTAAGTCGTCAGGAAAGAATACGTATCAGTTTTATGAGATGGCGAAGAAATGA
- the nikA gene encoding nickel ABC transporter substrate-binding protein, whose amino-acid sequence MNVNRKKLLISTVSILSLTSLLIGCSNPGESTGERKDKDTLTLAWPRDVGTMNPHVYNPSQLFAQSMIYEPLVHYGEGGKLEPYLASSWKISEDGKTYTFTLRDGVKFSDGSTFDAAIVKKNFDAILKQKALHSWLGFITKIEKTEAVDAKTFRLTLSEAYYPTIQELAVVRPVRFLGEAGFPENGDTSKGVKKEVGTGPWMLDEYKPDQYATFKVNKNYWGPKPNVDHIKVDIIPDAETRVLALEKGQVDLIYGEGAISIDAFNQLKTDKSYKTQMSEPVATRLLVLNTKNKRLSDERVRQALQHGFDKAALVEGITSGLEAPADYLLPPNMPYTSNLKVKQRDYDVKEANRLLDEAGWKLPKGEKVRVKDGQPLQIGMMYDAAEQVQKAMAETLQSEWSKIGVELKTEAVELPDQVQRFKDNRFDINFYSNFGAPYDPHTFVNLIDTDGFGFKEAISAYPNKEQLLQEIKDVLKTTDETKRQKMYADILPSLQDQGALIPISYLKKMAIYQSDVTNFQFPANRDESPFARIGIK is encoded by the coding sequence ATGAACGTTAACCGTAAAAAATTACTGATTTCTACCGTCTCGATCCTGTCTTTGACATCATTATTGATCGGCTGCTCGAATCCGGGCGAGTCGACAGGAGAGCGAAAAGATAAAGATACATTGACGCTCGCGTGGCCACGCGACGTTGGAACGATGAACCCGCACGTCTATAACCCATCACAACTGTTTGCACAGTCGATGATCTATGAGCCACTCGTCCACTACGGCGAAGGTGGAAAGCTTGAGCCATACTTAGCCTCATCTTGGAAGATTTCTGAAGACGGAAAAACGTATACGTTCACGCTCCGTGACGGCGTCAAGTTCTCGGACGGTTCGACGTTCGACGCAGCCATCGTCAAAAAGAATTTTGATGCGATCCTTAAACAAAAAGCCTTACATAGCTGGCTTGGGTTCATCACGAAAATCGAGAAGACGGAAGCGGTTGATGCGAAGACATTCCGTCTGACATTATCCGAAGCCTATTACCCGACGATTCAGGAACTCGCGGTCGTCCGTCCGGTACGTTTCCTCGGAGAGGCTGGATTCCCGGAGAACGGCGATACATCGAAAGGTGTCAAAAAGGAAGTCGGGACAGGTCCATGGATGCTCGACGAGTACAAACCGGATCAGTACGCGACGTTTAAGGTCAACAAGAACTACTGGGGACCGAAGCCGAACGTCGATCACATCAAGGTCGACATCATCCCGGATGCGGAGACACGTGTCTTAGCACTCGAAAAAGGACAGGTTGATCTGATTTACGGGGAAGGGGCGATCAGCATCGATGCCTTCAACCAGTTGAAGACGGATAAGTCGTACAAAACGCAGATGTCTGAACCAGTCGCGACGCGTCTCCTCGTCTTGAACACGAAAAATAAACGTCTGTCTGACGAACGCGTCCGCCAGGCGTTACAGCACGGGTTCGATAAAGCCGCCCTCGTTGAAGGGATCACGTCGGGATTAGAAGCTCCAGCTGATTACTTGTTGCCACCGAACATGCCGTACACGTCGAACCTGAAAGTGAAGCAACGGGATTATGACGTCAAGGAAGCGAATCGTCTTCTTGACGAAGCAGGCTGGAAACTGCCGAAAGGTGAGAAGGTTCGCGTCAAGGACGGTCAACCATTGCAAATCGGGATGATGTATGACGCAGCAGAACAGGTCCAAAAGGCGATGGCCGAGACACTTCAGTCGGAATGGTCAAAAATCGGTGTCGAGCTGAAGACAGAAGCTGTCGAACTACCGGATCAAGTCCAGCGCTTCAAGGATAACCGGTTTGATATCAACTTCTACAGTAACTTCGGTGCACCGTATGATCCGCATACGTTCGTGAACCTGATTGATACGGATGGCTTCGGCTTCAAGGAAGCGATTTCAGCTTATCCGAATAAAGAACAACTGTTGCAAGAAATCAAAGATGTCTTGAAGACGACGGACGAGACGAAACGTCAGAAGATGTACGCCGACATTCTGCCATCACTCCAAGATCAAGGGGCATTGATTCCGATTTCGTACTTGAAGAAGATGGCGATCTATCAGTCGGACGTGACGAACTTCCAGTTCCCGGCGAACCGGGATGAGAGTCCATTTGCCCGGATCGGCATTAAGTAA
- the nikB gene encoding nickel ABC transporter permease, with translation MGVFLVKRILSVIPILLLAVLILTGLIHLSPVDPAQAYLSAAHIQPTDELLAAKRAEFGLDQPFYKQYIDAVIRLAQLDFGTSYLSGKPVLEDVLLRLPPTVELALTSLLLALVISIPLGFLAGIKKNGFFDHLSRGIAFIGASIPSFWLGYLFIFFFAVKLDWFPVGGTGSVMHLILPALTLAFPLIALYTRLLRGSVIEALNEPYVLFARTRGLKEGRILGKHVLRMAIPPMITGLGMNLGKLLTGTIIVETVFSWPGFGRYFIEAIFDRDIPVIQGYVFLAALVFIGSSLLVDIIQAVLDPRLAKKGGAV, from the coding sequence ATGGGGGTCTTCCTCGTCAAACGTATATTATCCGTCATCCCGATCTTGTTACTAGCTGTCTTGATTCTGACCGGGTTGATTCATTTATCGCCAGTTGATCCGGCACAGGCCTATCTATCTGCTGCCCATATCCAACCGACGGATGAACTACTCGCGGCAAAACGAGCAGAATTTGGGCTCGATCAACCGTTCTACAAACAATATATCGATGCCGTCATCCGCTTGGCGCAGCTTGATTTCGGAACATCGTATCTATCGGGTAAACCGGTCCTTGAAGATGTCTTGCTCCGTTTACCACCGACAGTCGAACTGGCTTTGACGAGTCTGTTGCTGGCGCTTGTCATCAGTATTCCACTCGGGTTCCTTGCCGGCATTAAGAAAAATGGCTTCTTTGACCATCTGAGTCGGGGAATCGCCTTCATCGGGGCTTCGATTCCGTCGTTTTGGCTCGGGTATCTGTTCATCTTCTTCTTTGCCGTAAAGCTTGATTGGTTTCCAGTCGGCGGGACAGGAAGTGTGATGCACTTGATTTTACCGGCATTGACACTCGCCTTTCCGTTGATTGCCCTTTATACACGATTGCTGCGCGGAAGTGTGATTGAAGCATTGAATGAACCATATGTCTTGTTTGCCCGGACACGTGGATTAAAGGAAGGACGGATTCTTGGCAAACACGTCCTTCGGATGGCGATTCCGCCGATGATCACCGGTCTTGGGATGAACCTCGGGAAGTTGCTGACGGGAACGATCATCGTCGAGACCGTTTTCTCGTGGCCTGGCTTCGGTCGCTACTTCATCGAAGCGATCTTTGATCGAGACATACCGGTCATCCAAGGCTACGTCTTTCTCGCGGCACTCGTCTTCATCGGCAGCAGTTTGCTCGTTGATATCATTCAAGCCGTGCTCGATCCACGACTAGCGAAAAAAGGAGGAGCAGTATGA
- the nikC gene encoding nickel ABC transporter permease subunit NikC, producing MNTPLPATMIRSRYTPLLYLCALVLIGMAGVALFAPWIAPHDPNLVDLTQKLHGPSSAYLLGTDQLGRCLLSRLIYGARISLGCAVLIFIASLAIGLFVGTLAGYRGGWVDQLLMRLCDGVMAFPSLILVLGLVGIFGPGLKQVIIALMLVQWVYYARMFRGMVMTLKTEAFIAAARVNGSSSWKIIRTHILPNILPPLLVIGTLEMGWAIMDISAMSFLGLGVQSPTAEWGAMIHEGKSYIRTNPELMIYPGLAIMLVIISFNLVGEQLAERFGVSKTMK from the coding sequence ATGAATACTCCACTTCCAGCAACGATGATTCGGTCGCGATATACACCGCTTCTTTATCTCTGTGCCCTCGTCTTGATTGGCATGGCAGGCGTTGCGTTGTTTGCACCGTGGATTGCGCCGCATGATCCGAATCTAGTCGACTTGACGCAAAAGCTTCATGGACCTTCGTCAGCCTATCTGCTCGGAACCGACCAGCTCGGACGTTGTCTCTTGTCGCGCTTGATCTATGGTGCGCGGATCTCACTCGGGTGTGCCGTGTTGATTTTCATCGCCTCACTTGCAATCGGATTGTTCGTCGGAACACTTGCCGGCTATCGTGGCGGTTGGGTCGATCAACTCTTAATGCGTCTGTGCGACGGTGTAATGGCGTTTCCGAGTCTGATACTCGTCCTCGGTCTCGTCGGTATCTTTGGTCCGGGTCTCAAGCAGGTCATCATCGCCTTGATGCTCGTCCAGTGGGTTTATTACGCGCGGATGTTCCGCGGAATGGTCATGACGTTGAAGACGGAAGCGTTCATCGCGGCTGCTCGCGTCAACGGTTCATCTTCATGGAAGATTATCCGGACGCACATCCTGCCGAACATCTTACCGCCGCTACTCGTCATTGGGACACTTGAGATGGGCTGGGCGATCATGGATATCTCGGCGATGTCGTTCCTTGGGCTTGGTGTCCAGTCACCGACAGCCGAATGGGGAGCGATGATTCACGAAGGAAAATCGTACATCCGGACGAATCCGGAATTGATGATTTATCCGGGACTTGCGATCATGCTCGTCATCATCAGCTTTAACCTAGTAGGAGAACAGTTAGCAGAACGATTCGGTGTATCAAAAACGATGAAATGA
- a CDS encoding ABC transporter ATP-binding protein has protein sequence MRGGARIKPILAVDGLTVRTKQQVTLIEGVTFSIQPGQILGLVGESGCGKTVTSLALMRLLNPQTTDVTGDIRLNGKSILSLSERAVRSIRGGEIAFIMQNPMSAFTPVYSIGHQMIETIQTHSRCSKREAKQQAMTALEEVNLTDAARLLKAYPFELSGGMLQRIMIALAVALRPSVLIADEPTTALDVFNQKTVLELLERMRATYGTAMLLISHDLGVIAELADEVLVMQQGRIVEQADVFELFDRPQHPYTQSLLAQHIGREALG, from the coding sequence ATGAGAGGAGGTGCCCGTATCAAACCGATCTTAGCTGTCGACGGTCTGACCGTCCGTACGAAACAACAAGTAACATTGATCGAAGGGGTGACGTTCTCGATTCAACCAGGTCAAATCCTCGGTCTCGTCGGAGAAAGTGGTTGTGGGAAGACAGTGACGAGTCTTGCGTTGATGCGTCTGCTTAATCCGCAAACGACAGACGTGACCGGTGATATCCGACTGAACGGAAAATCGATCCTTTCCTTATCGGAACGCGCTGTTCGGTCGATTCGGGGCGGTGAGATTGCATTCATCATGCAAAATCCGATGAGTGCCTTCACACCGGTCTACTCGATCGGGCACCAGATGATCGAGACGATTCAGACCCATTCACGTTGTTCAAAGCGTGAAGCGAAACAGCAAGCGATGACGGCACTTGAAGAAGTTAATCTAACGGATGCCGCCCGGTTGCTCAAAGCTTATCCGTTCGAGCTGAGTGGCGGGATGTTGCAACGGATCATGATCGCATTAGCCGTCGCCCTTCGCCCGAGCGTCCTGATTGCCGACGAACCAACGACCGCGCTCGACGTCTTCAATCAAAAGACGGTTCTTGAGTTACTTGAACGGATGAGGGCGACCTACGGAACGGCGATGTTACTCATCTCGCACGATCTCGGTGTGATCGCTGAACTTGCAGACGAAGTCCTCGTCATGCAACAAGGACGGATCGTCGAACAGGCGGATGTCTTTGAATTGTTTGATCGACCGCAACATCCGTATACGCAGTCACTTCTCGCACAGCATATCGGAAGGGAGGCGCTCGGATGA
- a CDS encoding ATP-binding cassette domain-containing protein: MSLLQIDQVSHVYKRRFQPAQIVLHEVSLTLEAGRCLGLLGSSGAGKSTLGRLLLGLERPSSGMIWFNGVDRYATKRPFQGDVQVVFQDSFAAVNPKLTAADIIAEPLDNFIRLKGEARQQRLMTLIEQVGLKATDLTKYPAQFSGGQLQRIAIARAIAAEPRLIVLDEAVSSLDMVNKRLILALLADLKRLHGLTYVFITHDIKAAEQLCDSFAILEQGRLVGHYPSLAAFDAATDPAVERMRQAKLAMHPRQRTIRKTQPNKG; the protein is encoded by the coding sequence ATGAGTCTACTGCAAATTGATCAAGTCTCGCATGTCTACAAGCGCCGGTTTCAACCAGCACAGATTGTCTTACACGAAGTCTCATTGACGCTTGAAGCCGGACGCTGTCTCGGGTTGCTCGGATCGAGCGGTGCCGGGAAAAGTACGCTCGGACGACTATTGCTTGGACTCGAACGTCCCTCGAGCGGAATGATCTGGTTTAACGGTGTCGATCGTTACGCGACAAAACGTCCGTTTCAAGGTGACGTCCAAGTCGTCTTTCAGGACTCGTTTGCTGCCGTCAATCCGAAACTGACAGCGGCTGATATCATTGCGGAACCGCTTGATAACTTCATTCGTTTAAAGGGAGAGGCGCGGCAACAACGCTTGATGACGTTAATCGAACAAGTCGGGCTCAAGGCGACGGATTTGACGAAATATCCAGCGCAGTTCAGTGGCGGGCAACTGCAGCGGATCGCGATTGCGCGAGCGATTGCTGCTGAACCACGTCTGATCGTGTTAGACGAAGCAGTCAGTAGCCTCGACATGGTCAACAAACGATTGATTCTTGCATTGTTAGCTGACTTGAAGCGGCTACACGGTCTAACATATGTCTTCATCACCCATGACATTAAAGCTGCCGAGCAACTTTGCGACAGCTTCGCGATTTTGGAGCAGGGACGCCTTGTCGGTCATTACCCGAGTCTAGCGGCGTTCGATGCTGCGACGGATCCTGCCGTTGAACGGATGCGTCAAGCGAAGCTTGCCATGCACCCAAGACAACGAACGATTCGAAAGACACAACCAAACAAAGGATAA